The [Chlorobium] sp. 445 genome segment TTTTGGTAAGCAAATACGGCAAAAACCCGGGCAGTTTTGCCAGTAATGCTGCCAAAGATCTCGGTGAGAAAGCTAAAGAGTTAATGGACTTCGAGACGCTGCTCAAAGAACTTGCTGCAATGCTTAATAAGGACAACGAGCAAGCCAGCGATATGCTAAAGCAACTCTCAGGACTCAACCCCGCCGATGACTTTTCATCACTGGATTTGGATGCTGCCAGAAAAGCCATTGAGCAGTACAAAACAAATTTGGAAGAAGTAACCACTAACACTCCTGCGCTCATTGAGGAAATTGCTAAACTTACCAAGTAAGTTCAGAGCGGCGCGTATAAAGATGTGTCGAGGTGTGGGGCGTGGCGTTATGCCCCACCGACATTTCTGTCTTATAAGGACGACAAAGCTTACAATGATGTTGTGCGGCAAGTAGGAACTATGCACTTCCCCAGCATCAGGCTTGAACTTGCATAAACGGTTCTTTTTTCATATCTTTCGCCCCTTTTTAGGAACGCAGCGCACCAATGATAACTGGGCTAATGCCGACACGCAAAAATGCAAATTTGCAAGCACAGTCTTGCAAAGAAAAACCCGTGGATACGCGCCTCCGAATGCACGAACGTCAGTGAAAGGTTCTCCTCTGTCAAGAGAGTTAAAACAACATTTTCCAAAACCACTGCAACCGAGATGAGACTCTCTGAATTTCGTTACGCTCTTACAAAAAGCGCAATTGCAACCGTGCCAAAAGAACCGCGCGACAAGTGTAAAATGATGGTACTTGATCGCCGCAAAAAAAGCATCACTGACGCAGTATTCACCGACATTTTGGACTATCTGCAAAAAGGCGACGTGCTTGTGCTCAACGACACAAAAGTGTTTCCAGCTAAACTGTACGGGCACAAAGAAAAAACCTCTGCAAAAATTGAAGTCTTTTTACTGCGCGAACTCAACAAGCGAACAGGGCTATGGGATGTGCTGGTAGAGCCAGCACGAAAAGTGCGCGTCGGCAATAAAATCTATTTCCCTGAAGACCTTGTCGCCGAAGTTGTCGATAACACCACATCGCGCGGGCGCACCATCCGCTTTCTGAATCCGGACGTTGATATTTTCCAAATCGTAGAGCGCATTGGGCATATGCCCATTCCGCCTTACATCAAGCGCGAACCTGACGAAAAAGACAAGCAGCGCTATCAAACCGTCTATGCGCGCGTCCCAGGCGCAGTCGCTGCACCTGCCTCTGGATTGCATTTTACCACCGAACTGCTGACCAAAATCAAACGTAAAGGTGTGGAAATTCTCTCACTCACCTTGCACCCCGGTCTGAGTTCCTTTCGACCTGTCGAAGTGGAAGATATTTCTAAGCATAAGATGGATTCAGAATACTACAATTTGCCTTATTCGACCGCGCAGCGCATTAACGAGGTCAAAACCGAGCGCTCTGGGCGTGTGGTCGCCGTGGGTACAACGGTCTTGCGCGTCTTGGAAGCCAATGCAACGGTCGAAGGGCGCATCAAGTTCGGTGAAGGCTGGACGGACAAATTCATCTATCCGCCCTATGACTTCAAGGTAGTCGATATGCTCATTACGAACTTTCAGCAGCCTGAGACCACACTCCTTATGGCAGTAAGCGCGTTTGCAGGACACGAGTTTCTGATGAAAGCCTATAAGCAAGCCTTGAAGACGGGATATAAGTTTCTGGCTTACGGCGACGCTATGCTGATTTACTGACACAGATTCAAGCTGAACTTCCAAAAAAGTTATGCATGGATATAGCGTCATTGCCGCAGGTGGATTAGGCAAAAGAATGAAACTAAGGTCAGGCGAGAGCAAGCAGTATCTTCGACTAGGCAGACATCCTGTAATTTACTATGCTTTGAAGGCCTTTGAGGAGGCAAAAACGATTCAGCGTGTAGCCGTAGCGACGCGCCAAGAAGATATTGAGCGGCTAAAAAAACTAGTGAAGCAAGAAGGATTTTCAAAAGTGTGTGCGGTTGTGCCGGGCGGTGAGGAGCGGCAAGATTCCATCTACAATGCGCTGGAGCATCTTGCCTCTGAAATTGAGGCGCTGCATCGACGGGAGCGGCAGCGTGCTGTGGTGCTCATTCATGATGGCGCCAGACCATTTATCCAACCCGATGAAATTGACCGTATCGCAAAACTGGCTTGCAGATTCGGGGCAGCCGTGCCAGCCACAAAACCCAAAGATACGATCAAACTGATTGACAAAATAAACGGTTGCTTTGGTGCAACACTCGACCGCACAACACTCATGCAAGTGCAAACACCACAAGGCTTTCATGCTGAGCTCATCATTGCCGCACATCGTGCCGCACAAAAAGAAAAGTTCTACGCTACCGACGACGCCGCCCTGATAGAAAAATTTTTCCCAGATCAACCTATCAAAATTTTTGAGACAGGCTATCACAACCTCAAAATCACAACACCAGAAGATCTTGATCTTGCAAAAGCCATGCTCAAACGCCTTCAACGACGATAAGCTGCATCAAGATGGAAAGAATCTCTGCAAAACTCATTGAGAAATACGATCGCAGCCACATGCGCGAGAAGTTGCAAAACCTCTATGCGCAGTTTGAAACCGAGTTTGAGACACTCAATCCACGCTCACGACCACGAAAAGATCGCATCAAAAGTGTAGTCATTGCAGGTCTTGGCGGCTCAGCTATTGGCGGCGATTTGATCCGAGCTTATCTCAGCGATGAATGTCCTGTACCAATTCTCATCAATCGCAACTACACTCTACCTGAATTTGTTAGTGATACCACACTGGTGCTGATTTCATCGTATTCAGGGAACACAGAAGAGACACTTTCTGCTTACCAACAAGCCATCCAAAAAAAAGCGAAAATATGCTGCGTCTCTTCTGGTGGTGAAGTGCTAAGACTTGCAAAGTCGCATGGACACTATGCGCTGAAAATTCCTGATGGCTATCCGCCACGCACAGCGGTTGGATTTTCCTTTGCTGCAATGCTTCGCATTTTCACAGAGTTTGAATTTTCAACGGATAAAAGCGATGCTATCGCCGAAACTGTAGCTTACCTCAAAGATGCCGCAGCACGATACGCTGACTTCAAAGACGAGCATAACCTTGCAATAGAACTAGCGCGTAAGTCGGTCGGAAAAATGCCGATTATCTACACCAGCGATGATTTCACAAGTGCCGTAGGCGCGCGCTGGAAAGGTCAAATCTGCGAAAACGCAAAAACACTCTCCTACGCCAACGTCTTGCCTGAACTCAATCACAATGAACTTGTTGGCTGGAAACTCAATGAGAATCTGCTCAAACGCTTACACGTCATTTTTCTGCATGATAGAGATGACCACCCACGCACAGCGCTGCGCATGAAAGTCACCAACCTTATCGTCAAAAAATACACTAAGAGTATTTCTCATGTGGAAAGCGAAGGCAATTCACTTCTGACACGCATGTTCTCGCTGGTGTTGCTGGGCGATTGGACCAGCTACTACCTTGCGCTGATGAGCAACATTGATCCGACACCTGTCAAAGCTATTGACCAGCTCAAAGAAGAATTAGCAAATTTTAAGTAAAAACATCTAACTTACAGCTCTAACGAACCGCAGCACGAGATCGCTGCGGCAAAAGGTGAGAAGTGCGCAATGCTCAAAGGGACCAGCAACGCGCAGAGCATTGCAAAACCTAACGCAAAACTTTCTTAATCAAAACATTCAAAAAAACTATGGCGACCGTGCAAATTGGACATCGCAAAGTCGGTGATGGTGAGCCAGTATTCGTGATAGCGGAAATTGGTATTAATCATAACGGCTCAATTCAGCTGGCAAAAAAACTCATTGATGGCGCAATTCTGGCAGGTTGCGATGCTGTCAAGTTTCAAAAGCGTACGCCCGAACTTTGCGTGCCCAAAGACCAATGGCACATTGAGCGCGATACACCTTGGGGACGCTTGACCTATATTGAGTATCGCTACAAAGTTGAGTTCAATGAAGAACAATACGCAGAAATTGATCGCCACTGCAAAGAGCGGGGCATTATGTGGTTTGCTTCGTGCTGGGATGAGCGTGCCGTAGATTTCATGGAGCAGTTTGATCCACCATGCTACAAAATTGCGTCAGCCTCACTGACCGATGCGGACTTGCTGCGAAAAACGCGTGCGACAGGCAAGCCAATTATTCTCTCGACAGGCATGTCGACCATGGAAGAAATCGAAGCTGCTGTTGAGCTCTTAGGTACAGAAAACCTGCTTATTGCGCACGCAACCTCAACTTATCCTTGTGCGCCTGAAGAATTAAACCTGCGCGTGATTCATACTTTGAAAGCCAAGTATCCGATGTGTCCAATTGGTTACTCTGGACATGAGACGGGGCTTGCACCAACATGGGCGGCTGTGGCACTGGGGGCGACATTCGTCGAGCGCCACATCACGCTTGACCGTGCCATGTGGGGCACCGACCAAGCTGCCTCTGTTGAAATTCAAGGCATGATGCGACTCGTCTCCAACATTCGCGACATAGAAAAATCGCTCGGCGATGGTATCAAGCGCGTCTATGAAAGTGAACTTGCGCCACGCAAAAAACTGCGTCGCGTGCAAACCTTGATCGCAAAGTCATCCCCCTAAGTAGAAGATGCGCTGGCGCTTAAAGCCACAGGGCTAAGCAAGGCAGAAAACGTCGGGCGCAAAAATGCAAAACTTGCGCTGGCTCAGCACATGCTTGAGATAGACTCACTACGCTTGCGCTTGTGATTCTGCAGCTTTTTCTTCCTCAATCGACTTGAGCGTGGCTTTGAGCATATCGTGGTAGATACACTCCGGCATGGATTCAAACATGTTATCAATCAACACGGGTTTATCGCTCGTGGCAATGGGGTGCATCATGGGATAATCGGCACAAAAGTGCGGACGAAATTTGTAGATTCGACATTTGTAATCCTCACCTAAAAAAATACAAGGACCATCAGGTGTCTTCAGTGCTGTACCAACACCTTTCCCTGAAGGAAAGTAATCGACATCATCGTCTTCTTCGCTCCACAAAACCTTATCGTGCAAGTCGGCAAGCTCTGGACTCTGGCGCACCTGACGCTCGATTTCTTTCGCTTCTTCAGCATCGACCCAAACACCGTTCTTACAACAATTGGCTTTGCAAATGTGTAGGTTCGTTATGCAACTGCGATACATTTTGTGCTCCTTTGAAGGTTGAGGTTTAAAAAAAATTGCAGCAAATATGCAAACGCCGATAGCCTTCATCCAAATTTTTTTCTTGGCGTGGGGCTTTGTGAGCGTTTGGGGTACAGGGCATGTTGCGCATCCAAATGAAAATGGCTAAGTTTCATTGCTCACACGCCGTGAAGCGCATAGTTCTCTAACCAAACCTTGTAGTAATTATGTTTCAATTTTCCCGCCGCGATTCTGCGACCTTAGAGCAATCGCAAAGCCGCTTGACTGACACCAGTGCTACAAACTCACTTGCGCCACAATGGGCAAAAGACGCCTTACGCGATACAAGCGGAAAAATTATCGCGCACATTCACATTGCTGCGGCATGTCCGTTTTGCACCAACTATAACCCCACAGTGCATATGTGCGATCTTTACGGCGAGCCTATTCCGCAGCGCGAAGAACTTTCTAATCCGTGCAAAGGCAATACATTCAACCGAAAAATCTATAATGGCAACCGTCTGGCACAGCTGCGCGCACTGCGCAGAACATAATGCCATAACAGCTGAAGTTACAGTGCTCAGACACTGTGCGCAGGATACTTGCGGTTTGGCTCAAGTTTCAGTGCAGTGACCGACATGCTCATTATTGATGCGGGCGGCACAGCCTTGAAAATCTGGAAGCGTTCCCAAAAAGGTGCGCTGCGCTGCCTAAAGCGTGTGGTAGGGAATTTTAATGTGCAAATAAATTCGCGCACGCATCTGCTGAAGACACTCACCGAACTGCAAGACGTGCTGCAGTCCGATACCATACTGCTTGGACTTGCAGGACTCTCAGACGAGGTGCAAAAACACAACTTGCAACATGCACTGCAACGGCTCAACGCACTCAAAGGCAAAACCCTTCGCCTCATGAACGATTGGGAACTGCAACTTGAGCTGCATTTTCCTAACCAAGATGGCATGGTCGCTATACTGGGCACAGGGTCAGTATTTGCGGCAAAAGTAGACGAAAAAAAGTGTAAGA includes the following:
- a CDS encoding tRNA preQ1(34) S-adenosylmethionine ribosyltransferase-isomerase QueA — encoded protein: MRLSEFRYALTKSAIATVPKEPRDKCKMMVLDRRKKSITDAVFTDILDYLQKGDVLVLNDTKVFPAKLYGHKEKTSAKIEVFLLRELNKRTGLWDVLVEPARKVRVGNKIYFPEDLVAEVVDNTTSRGRTIRFLNPDVDIFQIVERIGHMPIPPYIKREPDEKDKQRYQTVYARVPGAVAAPASGLHFTTELLTKIKRKGVEILSLTLHPGLSSFRPVEVEDISKHKMDSEYYNLPYSTAQRINEVKTERSGRVVAVGTTVLRVLEANATVEGRIKFGEGWTDKFIYPPYDFKVVDMLITNFQQPETTLLMAVSAFAGHEFLMKAYKQALKTGYKFLAYGDAMLIY
- a CDS encoding bifunctional phosphoglucose/phosphomannose isomerase, with amino-acid sequence MERISAKLIEKYDRSHMREKLQNLYAQFETEFETLNPRSRPRKDRIKSVVIAGLGGSAIGGDLIRAYLSDECPVPILINRNYTLPEFVSDTTLVLISSYSGNTEETLSAYQQAIQKKAKICCVSSGGEVLRLAKSHGHYALKIPDGYPPRTAVGFSFAAMLRIFTEFEFSTDKSDAIAETVAYLKDAAARYADFKDEHNLAIELARKSVGKMPIIYTSDDFTSAVGARWKGQICENAKTLSYANVLPELNHNELVGWKLNENLLKRLHVIFLHDRDDHPRTALRMKVTNLIVKKYTKSISHVESEGNSLLTRMFSLVLLGDWTSYYLALMSNIDPTPVKAIDQLKEELANFK
- the ispD gene encoding 2-C-methyl-D-erythritol 4-phosphate cytidylyltransferase, with product MHGYSVIAAGGLGKRMKLRSGESKQYLRLGRHPVIYYALKAFEEAKTIQRVAVATRQEDIERLKKLVKQEGFSKVCAVVPGGEERQDSIYNALEHLASEIEALHRRERQRAVVLIHDGARPFIQPDEIDRIAKLACRFGAAVPATKPKDTIKLIDKINGCFGATLDRTTLMQVQTPQGFHAELIIAAHRAAQKEKFYATDDAALIEKFFPDQPIKIFETGYHNLKITTPEDLDLAKAMLKRLQRR
- a CDS encoding N-acetylneuraminate synthase, with the translated sequence MATVQIGHRKVGDGEPVFVIAEIGINHNGSIQLAKKLIDGAILAGCDAVKFQKRTPELCVPKDQWHIERDTPWGRLTYIEYRYKVEFNEEQYAEIDRHCKERGIMWFASCWDERAVDFMEQFDPPCYKIASASLTDADLLRKTRATGKPIILSTGMSTMEEIEAAVELLGTENLLIAHATSTYPCAPEELNLRVIHTLKAKYPMCPIGYSGHETGLAPTWAAVALGATFVERHITLDRAMWGTDQAASVEIQGMMRLVSNIRDIEKSLGDGIKRVYESELAPRKKLRRVQTLIAKSSP